Proteins from a single region of Lates calcarifer isolate ASB-BC8 linkage group LG19, TLL_Latcal_v3, whole genome shotgun sequence:
- the daam2 gene encoding disheveled-associated activator of morphogenesis 2 isoform X1 — protein MPPRKRTRPGLGFLCCFGSSEPPEINLKDSVPLQLLEFSAPMPPAEELHARFSELVDELDLTDKNREAMFALPDEKKWQIYCSKKKEQEDPNKLATSWPDYYIDRINSMAAMQTLFAFDEEEMEMRNKVVEDLKTALRTQPMRFVTRFIELDGLTCLLNFLRSMDYETSESRVHTSVIGCIKALMNNSQGRAHVLAHPQSINTISQSLRTENIKTKVAVLEILGAVCLVPDGHKKVLQAMAHYQKYAAERTRFQTLLNELDRSTGRYRDEVNLKTAIMSFINAVLNAGAGEDNLEFRLHLRYEFLMLGIQPVIDKLREHENATLDRHLDFFEMVRNEDDSELAKRFDMTHVDTKSASAMFELVKKKLSHTDAYPHLLSILQHCLQMPYKRGGGSLQHWQLLDRILQQIVLQDDKGEDPDVAPLDNFSVKNIIRMLVNENEVKQWRDQAERFRKDHVELLGKLERKERECDTKTQEKEEMMKTLNKMKDKLQREGVELRSAREQVLDLSSRINDIAGGSVSFPPPPPPPGGPVAPPPPPMIAGFPPPPPPLPFSCPPPPPPPPPPGAPPPPPGAPPIFGAPPPPISSSFNSATTMRSKSIPQPSHPLKSFNWSKLGENLINGTIWSDIDDLRAFKILDLKDIEKMFSAYQRQQDLLTNQSFKQKETGSMDDIYVSTRKVKELSVIDGRRAQNCVILLSKLKMSNEEIKRAILEMDEREELAKDMLEQLLKFVPEKSDIDLLEEHKHELERMARADRFLFEMSRIDHYQQRLQALFFKKKFAERLGETKPKVEAILNASKEVVRSKRLTQILEVVLAFGNFMNKGQRGNAYGFKVSSLNKIADTKSSIDRNITMLHYLIMIFEKNYPDTLHIQEDLISVPEAAKVNLAELEKEVHNIKSGLKALEAELHYQQSRTRERGDKFVAVIGDFITVAGFSFSELEDQLSEAKDKFAKSLKHFGEDEGRMQPDEFFGIFDTFLQSFSEARQDLENMQRRKDEEERRARMEAMLKEQRERERRAKKSGASDEVGGEFDDLVSALRSGEVFDKDLNKFKRNRKRSVNQLVEGGGRERAVTKVNY, from the exons GAGCAAGAGGACCCCAACAAGCTGGCCACCAGCTGGCCTGACTACTACATCGACCGCATCAACTCCATGGCTGCT ATGCAGACCCTGTTTGCCTTTGATGaagaggaaatggaaatgagGAACAAGGTGGTGGAAGATCTGAAGACAGCACTTCGCACTCAGCCAATGAG GTTTGTCACACGCTTCATTGAGCTGGATGGCCTCACCTGCCTCCTCAACTTCCTGCGCAGCATGGACTACGAGACATCAGAGAGCCGCGTCCACACCTCCGTCATCGGCTGTATCAAAGCCCTGATGAACAACTCGCAGGGCCGCGCTCACGTCCTGGCCCACCCGCAGAGCATCAACACCATCTCACAGAGCTTGCGGACGGAGAACATCAAGACCAAAGTGGCGGTGCTGGAGATTCTTGGGGCGGTGTGCCTGGTGCCTGACGGACACAAGAAGGTGCTGCAGGCCATGGCGCACTACCAGAAATACGCTGCGGAGAGGACACGCTTCCAG ACACTGCTGAATGAGCTGGACAGGAGTACAGGCCGCTACAGAGACGAGGTCAACTTGAAGACAGCCATCATGTCCTTCATCAACGCTGTGCTGAATGCTGGAGCTGGGGAG GACAACCTGGAGTTTCGACTCCACCTAAGGTACGAGTTCCTGATGTTAGGCATCCAGCCAGTGATCGACAAGCTGCGAGAGCATGAAAACGCCACTCTGGACAG GCATTTGGACTTCTTTGAGATGGTGCGGAACGAGGATGACTCAGAGCTGGCCAAAAGATTTGATATG ACCCATGTAGATACAAAGAGTGCCAGTGCCATGTTTGAACTGGTCAAGAAGAAGCTGAGCCACACAGATGCCtacccccacctcctctccatcctccagcACTGCCTGCAGATGCCCT ATAAGCGTGGTGGTGGCAGCCTGCAGCACTGGCAGCTGTTAGACAGGATCCTCCAGCAGATTGTCCTACAGGATGACAAGGGAGAGGACCCCGACGTCGCCCCTCTGGACAACTTCAGTGTGAAGAACATCATTCGCAT GTTAGTCAATGAGAATGAGGTGAAACAGTGGCGAGACCAGGCAGAGAGGTTCAGGAAAG ATCATGTAGAGCTGTTAGGTAAACTAGAAAGGAAGGAACGAGAGTGTGACACTAAGAcccaggagaaggaggagatgatGAAAACTTtgaacaagatgaaggacaaGCTACAGCGTGAGGGTGTGGAGCTGCGCTCAGCCAGGGAACAAGTCCTGGATCTATCGTCACGCATCAATGACATAGCT GGTGGCAGTGTGTCTTTCccgccccctcctccacctcccggCGGTCCCGTGGCGCCACCTCCACCGCCTATGATTGCTGGCTtccctccgcctcctcctccgctgccATTTAGCTGCCCGCCTCCTCCGCCGCCTCCTCCCCCACCCGGCGCCCCGCCTCCTCCACCGGGAGCCCCTCCCATTTTTGGAGCCCCACCTCCCCCTATTTCCTCTTCCTTTAACTCAGCGACCACAATGCGCTCCAAGTCCATCCCTCAGCCCTCTCATCCGCTGAAGTCCTTCAACTGGTCGAAACTAGGAGAG AATTTGATCAATGGCACCATCTGGAGTGACATTGATGACCTGAGAGCCTTCAAGATTCTTGACCTCAAGGACATAGAGAAGATGTTTTCAGCCTATCAGAGACAGCAG GACCTGCTCACTAACCAATCCTTCAAACAG aaagAGACCGGCTCTATGGACGACATATATGTCAGCACACGGAAGGTCaaagagctgtcagtcatcGACGGTAGACGTGCACAGAACTGTGTCATCCTGCTTTCAAA gTTAAAAATGAGCAATGAAGAGATTAAGAGGGCGATCCTGGAGATGGATGAGAGAGAAGAGCTAGCCAAAGATATGCTGGAGCAG CTGCTGAAATTTGTCCCCGAGAAAAGTGACATCGATCTGTTGGAGGAGCACAAACATGAGTTGGAGCGCATGGCCCGGGCTGATCGCTTCTTGTTTGAAATGAGCAG AATTGACCACTACCAGCAGAGGCTGCAGGCTCTGTTCTTTAAGAAGAAGTTTGCAGAGCGTTTAGGTGAAACCAAGCCGAAAGTTGAAG CCATCCTGAATGCATCTAAGGAGGTGGTTCGGAGCAAGAGGCTGACTCAGATCCTGGAGGTGGTGCTGGCCTTCGGCAACTTCATGAACAAGGGCCAGAGAGGCAATGCCTACGGCTTCAAGGTCTCCAGCCTCAACAAGATCGCTGACACTAAGTCCAGCATAGACAG GAACATCACCATGTTGCACTACCTGATCATGATCTTTGAGAAGAACTACCCAGACACTCTGCACATCCAGGAGGACCTCATCAGTGTACCAGAGGCTGCCAAAGTCAA TTTGGCTGAGTTGGAAAAAGAGGTGCACAATATCAAAAGTGGACTAAAGGCTCTCGAGGCG gAGCTGCACTACCAGCAGAGCAGGACGAGGGAACGTGGGGATAAGTTTGTGGCTGTGATCGGTGACTTCATCACTGTGGCTGGCTTCAGCTTCTCTGAACTGGAGGACCAGCTGAGTGAAGCCAAGGACAAG tttGCCAAATCTCTGAAGCACTTTGGGGAGGACGAAGGGAGGATGCAGCCTGATGAGTTCTTCGGGATCTTTGACACCTTCCTGCAGTCATTTAGTGAAGCACGGCAAGACCTGGAGAACATGCAGCGACGCAaggacgaggaggagaggagggcacGAATGGAGGCCATG CTCAAAGAGCAGAGGGAACGGGAACGGCGGGCTAAGAAGAGCGGCGCCTCAGATGAGGTCGGCGGCGAGTTTGACGACCTGGTCTCAGCGCTGCGTTCCGGCGAGGTCTTTGACAAGGACCTGAACAAGTTCAAGCGTAACCGCAAGCGCTCCGTAAACCAGCTCGTTGAGGGCGGTGGCCGCGAACGAGCTGTCACCAAGGTCAACTACTAG
- the daam2 gene encoding disheveled-associated activator of morphogenesis 2 isoform X2 — MPPRKRTRPGLGFLCCFGSSEPPEINLKDSVPLQLLEFSAPMPPAEELHARFSELVDELDLTDKNREAMFALPDEKKWQIYCSKKKEQEDPNKLATSWPDYYIDRINSMAAMQTLFAFDEEEMEMRNKVVEDLKTALRTQPMRFVTRFIELDGLTCLLNFLRSMDYETSESRVHTSVIGCIKALMNNSQGRAHVLAHPQSINTISQSLRTENIKTKVAVLEILGAVCLVPDGHKKVLQAMAHYQKYAAERTRFQTLLNELDRSTGRYRDEVNLKTAIMSFINAVLNAGAGEDNLEFRLHLRYEFLMLGIQPVIDKLREHENATLDRHLDFFEMVRNEDDSELAKRFDMTHVDTKSASAMFELVKKKLSHTDAYPHLLSILQHCLQMPYKRGGGSLQHWQLLDRILQQIVLQDDKGEDPDVAPLDNFSVKNIIRMLVNENEVKQWRDQAERFRKDHVELLGKLERKERECDTKTQEKEEMMKTLNKMKDKLQREGVELRSAREQVLDLSSRINDIAGGSVSFPPPPPPPGGPVAPPPPPMIAGFPPPPPPLPFSCPPPPPPPPPPGAPPPPPGAPPIFGAPPPPISSSFNSATTMRSKSIPQPSHPLKSFNWSKLGENLINGTIWSDIDDLRAFKILDLKDIEKMFSAYQRQQKETGSMDDIYVSTRKVKELSVIDGRRAQNCVILLSKLKMSNEEIKRAILEMDEREELAKDMLEQLLKFVPEKSDIDLLEEHKHELERMARADRFLFEMSRIDHYQQRLQALFFKKKFAERLGETKPKVEAILNASKEVVRSKRLTQILEVVLAFGNFMNKGQRGNAYGFKVSSLNKIADTKSSIDRNITMLHYLIMIFEKNYPDTLHIQEDLISVPEAAKVNLAELEKEVHNIKSGLKALEAELHYQQSRTRERGDKFVAVIGDFITVAGFSFSELEDQLSEAKDKFAKSLKHFGEDEGRMQPDEFFGIFDTFLQSFSEARQDLENMQRRKDEEERRARMEAMLKEQRERERRAKKSGASDEVGGEFDDLVSALRSGEVFDKDLNKFKRNRKRSVNQLVEGGGRERAVTKVNY, encoded by the exons GAGCAAGAGGACCCCAACAAGCTGGCCACCAGCTGGCCTGACTACTACATCGACCGCATCAACTCCATGGCTGCT ATGCAGACCCTGTTTGCCTTTGATGaagaggaaatggaaatgagGAACAAGGTGGTGGAAGATCTGAAGACAGCACTTCGCACTCAGCCAATGAG GTTTGTCACACGCTTCATTGAGCTGGATGGCCTCACCTGCCTCCTCAACTTCCTGCGCAGCATGGACTACGAGACATCAGAGAGCCGCGTCCACACCTCCGTCATCGGCTGTATCAAAGCCCTGATGAACAACTCGCAGGGCCGCGCTCACGTCCTGGCCCACCCGCAGAGCATCAACACCATCTCACAGAGCTTGCGGACGGAGAACATCAAGACCAAAGTGGCGGTGCTGGAGATTCTTGGGGCGGTGTGCCTGGTGCCTGACGGACACAAGAAGGTGCTGCAGGCCATGGCGCACTACCAGAAATACGCTGCGGAGAGGACACGCTTCCAG ACACTGCTGAATGAGCTGGACAGGAGTACAGGCCGCTACAGAGACGAGGTCAACTTGAAGACAGCCATCATGTCCTTCATCAACGCTGTGCTGAATGCTGGAGCTGGGGAG GACAACCTGGAGTTTCGACTCCACCTAAGGTACGAGTTCCTGATGTTAGGCATCCAGCCAGTGATCGACAAGCTGCGAGAGCATGAAAACGCCACTCTGGACAG GCATTTGGACTTCTTTGAGATGGTGCGGAACGAGGATGACTCAGAGCTGGCCAAAAGATTTGATATG ACCCATGTAGATACAAAGAGTGCCAGTGCCATGTTTGAACTGGTCAAGAAGAAGCTGAGCCACACAGATGCCtacccccacctcctctccatcctccagcACTGCCTGCAGATGCCCT ATAAGCGTGGTGGTGGCAGCCTGCAGCACTGGCAGCTGTTAGACAGGATCCTCCAGCAGATTGTCCTACAGGATGACAAGGGAGAGGACCCCGACGTCGCCCCTCTGGACAACTTCAGTGTGAAGAACATCATTCGCAT GTTAGTCAATGAGAATGAGGTGAAACAGTGGCGAGACCAGGCAGAGAGGTTCAGGAAAG ATCATGTAGAGCTGTTAGGTAAACTAGAAAGGAAGGAACGAGAGTGTGACACTAAGAcccaggagaaggaggagatgatGAAAACTTtgaacaagatgaaggacaaGCTACAGCGTGAGGGTGTGGAGCTGCGCTCAGCCAGGGAACAAGTCCTGGATCTATCGTCACGCATCAATGACATAGCT GGTGGCAGTGTGTCTTTCccgccccctcctccacctcccggCGGTCCCGTGGCGCCACCTCCACCGCCTATGATTGCTGGCTtccctccgcctcctcctccgctgccATTTAGCTGCCCGCCTCCTCCGCCGCCTCCTCCCCCACCCGGCGCCCCGCCTCCTCCACCGGGAGCCCCTCCCATTTTTGGAGCCCCACCTCCCCCTATTTCCTCTTCCTTTAACTCAGCGACCACAATGCGCTCCAAGTCCATCCCTCAGCCCTCTCATCCGCTGAAGTCCTTCAACTGGTCGAAACTAGGAGAG AATTTGATCAATGGCACCATCTGGAGTGACATTGATGACCTGAGAGCCTTCAAGATTCTTGACCTCAAGGACATAGAGAAGATGTTTTCAGCCTATCAGAGACAGCAG aaagAGACCGGCTCTATGGACGACATATATGTCAGCACACGGAAGGTCaaagagctgtcagtcatcGACGGTAGACGTGCACAGAACTGTGTCATCCTGCTTTCAAA gTTAAAAATGAGCAATGAAGAGATTAAGAGGGCGATCCTGGAGATGGATGAGAGAGAAGAGCTAGCCAAAGATATGCTGGAGCAG CTGCTGAAATTTGTCCCCGAGAAAAGTGACATCGATCTGTTGGAGGAGCACAAACATGAGTTGGAGCGCATGGCCCGGGCTGATCGCTTCTTGTTTGAAATGAGCAG AATTGACCACTACCAGCAGAGGCTGCAGGCTCTGTTCTTTAAGAAGAAGTTTGCAGAGCGTTTAGGTGAAACCAAGCCGAAAGTTGAAG CCATCCTGAATGCATCTAAGGAGGTGGTTCGGAGCAAGAGGCTGACTCAGATCCTGGAGGTGGTGCTGGCCTTCGGCAACTTCATGAACAAGGGCCAGAGAGGCAATGCCTACGGCTTCAAGGTCTCCAGCCTCAACAAGATCGCTGACACTAAGTCCAGCATAGACAG GAACATCACCATGTTGCACTACCTGATCATGATCTTTGAGAAGAACTACCCAGACACTCTGCACATCCAGGAGGACCTCATCAGTGTACCAGAGGCTGCCAAAGTCAA TTTGGCTGAGTTGGAAAAAGAGGTGCACAATATCAAAAGTGGACTAAAGGCTCTCGAGGCG gAGCTGCACTACCAGCAGAGCAGGACGAGGGAACGTGGGGATAAGTTTGTGGCTGTGATCGGTGACTTCATCACTGTGGCTGGCTTCAGCTTCTCTGAACTGGAGGACCAGCTGAGTGAAGCCAAGGACAAG tttGCCAAATCTCTGAAGCACTTTGGGGAGGACGAAGGGAGGATGCAGCCTGATGAGTTCTTCGGGATCTTTGACACCTTCCTGCAGTCATTTAGTGAAGCACGGCAAGACCTGGAGAACATGCAGCGACGCAaggacgaggaggagaggagggcacGAATGGAGGCCATG CTCAAAGAGCAGAGGGAACGGGAACGGCGGGCTAAGAAGAGCGGCGCCTCAGATGAGGTCGGCGGCGAGTTTGACGACCTGGTCTCAGCGCTGCGTTCCGGCGAGGTCTTTGACAAGGACCTGAACAAGTTCAAGCGTAACCGCAAGCGCTCCGTAAACCAGCTCGTTGAGGGCGGTGGCCGCGAACGAGCTGTCACCAAGGTCAACTACTAG